The following are encoded in a window of Brevibacillus sp. DP1.3A genomic DNA:
- a CDS encoding stage V sporulation protein AA, which translates to MKDALFLRLRKRLAVQPQAMIMLGDICQLYWDGEREEALKRMPIYQTKPTDGNLIIIDIMQVIKRLRSVYPDVELDVQGAPQIIVEVLNPRKKSNPMLVAMVWILLFIGSGLAIMNFHTDVSMMQVHERIYYLITGEKSHQPLWLQIPYSIGIGLGMILFFNHIFQKKINEEPSPLEVELFMYQQSLDQYYIQNENKENQRTKK; encoded by the coding sequence ATGAAAGACGCGTTGTTTCTGCGCCTGAGAAAGCGATTGGCCGTACAGCCACAAGCCATGATTATGCTTGGGGACATTTGCCAGCTTTACTGGGATGGAGAGCGCGAGGAAGCGTTAAAGCGGATGCCCATTTACCAGACAAAGCCAACAGATGGCAATTTGATCATTATCGATATTATGCAGGTGATTAAAAGGCTGCGCTCTGTCTATCCTGACGTGGAATTGGACGTCCAGGGTGCTCCCCAAATCATAGTGGAAGTACTCAATCCACGAAAGAAATCGAACCCGATGTTGGTGGCGATGGTGTGGATTCTGTTGTTCATTGGCTCAGGCTTGGCGATCATGAATTTCCATACTGATGTCAGCATGATGCAGGTTCACGAACGGATCTACTATTTGATTACAGGTGAAAAAAGCCATCAGCCTTTGTGGTTGCAAATCCCTTACTCCATCGGAATCGGCTTGGGGATGATTCTGTTTTTCAATCATATCTTCCAGAAAAAAATCAACGAAGAACCTAGTCCGCTAGAAGTGGAATTGTTTATGTATCAGCAAAGCCTGGATCAATACTACATACAAAATGAAAACAAGGAAAACCAACGGACGAAGAAATGA
- the sigF gene encoding RNA polymerase sporulation sigma factor SigF: MGADIKNASQPFLTNDQVKELIAKSQAGDTEARELLVNSNIRLVWSVVQRFINRGYEADDLFQIGCIGLLKAVDKFDLSYDVRFSTYAVPMIIGEIQRFLRDDGTVKVSRSLKETANKVRRTKDELYKQYGRAPTIAEVADVVGITPEEVVFAQEANRAPSSIHETVFENDGDPITLIDQIADEGVNKWFEKIALKDAISRLSEREQLIVYLRYYKDQTQSEVAERLGISQVQVSRLEKRILQTIKDQIEH, encoded by the coding sequence ATGGGTGCCGATATCAAAAACGCGAGTCAACCATTTCTGACCAATGACCAAGTGAAAGAGCTAATCGCCAAAAGCCAAGCTGGCGACACTGAGGCACGAGAGCTTTTAGTCAACAGTAATATTCGACTGGTCTGGTCCGTCGTCCAGCGCTTTATCAACCGCGGATACGAAGCGGATGATTTGTTTCAGATCGGTTGTATTGGCCTTTTGAAAGCCGTAGACAAGTTCGATCTCTCCTATGATGTTCGATTCTCAACCTATGCTGTGCCGATGATTATCGGAGAAATTCAACGTTTTTTACGCGATGACGGTACAGTCAAGGTAAGTCGATCACTCAAAGAAACAGCCAATAAGGTACGACGAACAAAGGATGAGCTGTACAAGCAATATGGTCGCGCACCCACGATTGCTGAGGTTGCGGACGTGGTGGGGATTACGCCAGAAGAAGTCGTGTTTGCGCAAGAAGCGAATCGGGCACCTTCTTCCATCCATGAAACGGTTTTTGAAAATGACGGGGACCCCATTACGTTGATCGATCAGATTGCGGATGAAGGGGTCAACAAATGGTTTGAAAAAATTGCACTCAAGGATGCGATCAGTCGATTGAGTGAGCGGGAGCAACTCATTGTTTATCTGCGCTACTACAAGGATCAGACGCAGTCGGAAGTAGCGGAGAGGCTGGGAATCTCGCAAGTACAGGTATCGCGTCTCGAGAAGCGCATTTTACAAACAATCAAAGACCAAATTGAGCATTAA
- the spoIIAB gene encoding anti-sigma F factor — MMVQRNFMSVSFAALSQNEAFARVAVAAFISQLDITMDELEEIKTVISEAVTNAIIHGYDENPEGVVQISVRIQEDSVDLIVEDNGRGIEDVEQAMQPLYTTKPELERSGMGFTIMENFMDSLEVATVVGKGTTVRLTKRLAFAKALQN; from the coding sequence ATGATGGTACAGCGTAACTTTATGTCAGTGTCGTTTGCAGCGTTGAGCCAAAATGAAGCATTCGCACGTGTAGCAGTTGCAGCCTTCATATCCCAACTCGATATTACGATGGACGAGCTGGAAGAAATCAAAACCGTTATATCCGAGGCTGTTACCAATGCCATTATTCATGGTTATGACGAAAATCCAGAGGGTGTGGTACAGATCTCTGTGCGAATTCAAGAGGACAGCGTTGATCTGATTGTGGAAGACAATGGACGAGGAATTGAGGATGTGGAGCAGGCCATGCAGCCACTCTATACGACGAAACCGGAGCTTGAGCGCTCTGGAATGGGCTTTACCATTATGGAGAATTTCATGGATTCTTTGGAAGTGGCAACAGTTGTGGGTAAAGGAACAACTGTGCGCCTCACCAAACGCCTAGCGTTTGCCAAAGCCTTGCAAAATTAG
- the spoIIAA gene encoding anti-sigma F factor antagonist, translated as MSLRVAMETRQDVLVIRLQGELDHHTAEELRKKADDLLRTSTIRHIVLSLADLTFMDSSGIGVILGRYKQISARSGEMYVCSINPTIYRIFEMSGLFKVIKFRENEADALHVLGVA; from the coding sequence ATGAGTTTACGAGTTGCGATGGAAACACGGCAGGACGTGCTGGTGATCCGTTTGCAGGGTGAGCTGGATCATCATACGGCAGAGGAGTTGCGCAAGAAGGCGGATGATCTTTTGCGTACCTCTACTATACGCCATATTGTGCTGAGTCTAGCTGATTTGACGTTTATGGACAGCTCTGGTATCGGGGTTATTTTGGGAAGATACAAGCAGATTTCTGCCCGATCTGGAGAAATGTACGTCTGCTCGATCAATCCTACGATCTATCGAATATTCGAGATGTCCGGGTTATTCAAGGTGATCAAGTTTCGCGAAAACGAAGCGGATGCTTTGCATGTTCTGGGGGTGGCGTAA
- a CDS encoding D-alanyl-D-alanine carboxypeptidase family protein — protein MKRNGYLALCFVMCFTIFSPMAIAKEKAGQQKGDNHFAPQASSAVMIEADTGTVLYEKNANEKMPPASITKVMTMLLIMEAVERGELKLTDKVRTSERAASMGGSQIFLQPGEEMTVEDMLKGIAIASGNDASVAMAEHLAGTEESFVVRMNERAQQLGMKNTHFVNSNGLPATNHYSSATDIAIMSRELLKHEGITKFTGTYQDYLRKDTESPFWLVNTNKLVRFYEGVDGLKTGYTGEAKYCLTATAKRNNMRVIAVVMGEPDVKTRNNEVSTMFNYAFTHFQVTPMYKKGEAVRALVVDKGQKAQINAVTPHAVSLLMKKGESADTFQKEIVINQAISAPVAKDQVIGHIFIRTKDGKEVNRIDLFPEDQIDKANMWEILKRTTKSVLISY, from the coding sequence ATGAAACGGAATGGATACCTCGCTCTATGCTTCGTTATGTGCTTTACCATCTTTTCTCCGATGGCTATTGCCAAAGAAAAGGCTGGACAGCAAAAGGGTGACAATCATTTTGCCCCACAAGCTTCATCCGCAGTGATGATTGAAGCGGATACGGGAACAGTCTTGTATGAAAAGAACGCCAATGAAAAAATGCCACCCGCCAGTATCACCAAAGTAATGACCATGCTTTTGATCATGGAAGCGGTGGAGCGGGGAGAGCTTAAGCTTACCGATAAGGTTCGAACAAGTGAAAGAGCAGCATCGATGGGCGGGTCGCAAATTTTTTTACAGCCCGGTGAAGAAATGACGGTAGAGGACATGTTGAAAGGGATTGCGATTGCTTCTGGGAATGATGCCTCTGTAGCAATGGCTGAGCACTTGGCTGGGACAGAGGAGAGTTTTGTCGTGCGAATGAATGAACGCGCACAGCAGCTCGGCATGAAAAATACGCATTTTGTAAACTCCAATGGACTTCCTGCCACGAATCATTACTCTTCGGCAACAGATATTGCGATCATGTCACGCGAGCTCTTAAAGCACGAAGGCATCACGAAGTTCACTGGTACGTACCAAGACTACTTGCGAAAAGATACAGAGAGCCCCTTCTGGCTTGTGAATACGAACAAGCTGGTGCGTTTTTATGAAGGGGTGGACGGTTTGAAAACAGGGTACACAGGCGAAGCGAAATACTGTTTAACAGCGACTGCCAAACGCAACAACATGCGTGTCATTGCTGTCGTCATGGGTGAGCCTGATGTAAAAACGCGCAACAATGAGGTTTCGACCATGTTCAATTACGCATTCACGCACTTTCAGGTGACGCCGATGTACAAAAAGGGAGAAGCTGTGCGAGCACTTGTTGTGGATAAAGGTCAGAAAGCACAGATCAATGCGGTGACACCCCATGCGGTTAGCTTGTTGATGAAAAAAGGTGAATCGGCAGATACCTTCCAAAAGGAAATTGTCATCAACCAGGCGATCAGTGCACCTGTAGCAAAGGACCAAGTAATTGGACACATTTTCATCCGCACGAAAGATGGCAAGGAAGTAAACCGTATCGATCTGTTCCCAGAAGATCAGATAGATAAAGCCAACATGTGGGAGATTCTCAAGCGAACCACCAAGAGCGTTTTGATTAGCTACTGA
- a CDS encoding methyl-accepting chemotaxis protein: protein MSKFLSPRWKKKEGISNLIKKVNLTSQVATEKLKGSLATKMIVFGLILVLIIIGSLQYIALSFSKSTLFSITSNQAKMLADQHANSIEDDIKAIVNSTKSAATKRVMMTELQPLIMEQFTLLRQAHKEVSRIYLIDTATGKSLYSLTGTNEIDFKQKQYFQRALTTKSLVVSDEEIVEGSNKSFLYIATPIGEKADDTSRLFVVGFTIDQMIQKIPEISFMENGYAFVVRQDGLVVAHQNPNNNNKLVLAGDKDYEEMLALMQHETSNSLLYSDHGIDSFAAFAPIPMLKWNVVLSTGTNEVYGEVDGMWLYFVLFSLPIIGLSVWAIWWFAKRIRMSLFAIARDMDQIGAGHFNINVKVNGNDELAMVGRKMNDMAAELRKLIALVQGQATQLNVATDELTLFAQENKGAINVITDNISTIAQRVSTQTNEVQATANTVSEISEGVEQVAVAAESTSVATTRTFERAQGGMELVENVINTVRRATGEVERTAGQMHNLRERAREITSIVEMITSIASQTNLLALNAAIEAARAGDAGRGFSVVASEVRKLAEESSSFSERIAAIAHSINDEAMDMSKHMDQIVTMVSGGLQSVESVGTAFQNIVAEIQSAAEQSESMTATSEEMAAGNQVVTNSMQRLATMSDEISDSISDVVETVDEQLNSIARINENVEQLKKMADELTQNVSRFVI, encoded by the coding sequence ATGAGTAAATTTTTGTCGCCACGATGGAAAAAGAAGGAGGGAATATCGAATCTCATAAAAAAAGTAAACCTGACTAGCCAAGTAGCAACGGAAAAGCTTAAAGGCTCTCTTGCTACAAAGATGATTGTGTTTGGTCTAATTCTTGTACTTATTATTATCGGTTCTTTGCAATACATAGCCCTTTCCTTCTCGAAATCAACGTTGTTTAGCATTACCTCTAATCAGGCAAAAATGCTGGCTGACCAGCATGCGAATAGCATAGAAGATGACATAAAAGCGATTGTGAACTCCACCAAATCGGCGGCAACCAAACGTGTGATGATGACAGAGCTGCAGCCACTAATCATGGAGCAGTTTACTTTATTGCGCCAGGCACATAAAGAAGTATCCAGAATCTATTTGATCGACACGGCTACCGGGAAATCCCTGTATTCCTTGACCGGGACAAATGAGATTGACTTCAAGCAAAAACAATACTTCCAAAGAGCGCTAACCACGAAATCCTTGGTCGTTTCTGATGAAGAAATCGTTGAAGGCAGCAACAAGAGTTTTCTTTATATTGCGACACCCATAGGGGAAAAGGCCGATGATACGAGCCGGTTGTTCGTTGTTGGCTTTACGATTGACCAAATGATTCAAAAGATTCCTGAGATCTCTTTCATGGAGAATGGCTACGCATTTGTCGTTCGACAAGATGGTTTAGTTGTGGCCCATCAAAATCCGAATAACAACAACAAGCTCGTGCTGGCTGGTGACAAAGATTATGAAGAGATGCTTGCCCTGATGCAGCATGAGACAAGCAACAGCTTATTGTACTCGGATCATGGAATTGATTCATTTGCCGCTTTTGCACCGATCCCAATGTTGAAGTGGAATGTGGTTTTGTCCACGGGAACTAACGAGGTGTATGGTGAAGTAGACGGTATGTGGCTGTACTTCGTACTCTTCAGCTTGCCGATCATCGGACTCTCGGTTTGGGCGATCTGGTGGTTTGCGAAGCGGATTCGAATGTCTCTGTTCGCGATAGCGCGAGATATGGATCAAATCGGCGCCGGACATTTTAATATCAACGTAAAAGTAAACGGCAATGACGAGCTGGCGATGGTTGGCCGCAAAATGAATGACATGGCAGCTGAACTTCGCAAGCTGATTGCCCTTGTACAGGGACAAGCTACACAACTGAACGTAGCGACAGATGAGCTGACTCTATTTGCGCAAGAAAATAAAGGAGCGATTAACGTCATTACGGATAATATTTCAACGATTGCCCAACGCGTTTCTACGCAGACGAATGAAGTGCAAGCAACGGCCAATACCGTCTCGGAAATATCGGAAGGCGTTGAACAGGTGGCTGTGGCTGCCGAATCTACATCGGTTGCCACGACCCGTACGTTTGAAAGAGCGCAAGGCGGAATGGAGTTAGTGGAGAACGTAATCAATACGGTAAGACGTGCCACTGGTGAGGTAGAACGTACTGCTGGGCAAATGCACAATCTTCGTGAGCGGGCTCGCGAAATTACGAGCATCGTCGAAATGATTACGAGTATTGCCTCGCAAACGAATTTGTTGGCGCTGAATGCTGCCATTGAGGCTGCCCGTGCTGGAGATGCTGGACGAGGCTTCTCGGTAGTTGCCAGCGAGGTTCGCAAGCTCGCAGAGGAAAGCAGCTCCTTCTCTGAGCGTATCGCTGCCATTGCCCATTCGATCAATGATGAGGCAATGGATATGAGCAAGCATATGGACCAGATCGTTACCATGGTGAGTGGAGGCTTGCAGTCTGTAGAGTCTGTGGGTACTGCTTTCCAAAATATCGTGGCAGAGATTCAATCGGCAGCAGAGCAGAGCGAATCGATGACGGCGACCTCGGAAGAGATGGCGGCAGGTAATCAGGTTGTGACGAACTCCATGCAACGTCTTGCCACGATGTCGGATGAAATTAGTGACTCCATCTCAGATGTGGTAGAGACAGTGGATGAACAATTGAATTCGATTGCACGCATTAATGAAAACGTAGAGCAATTGAAAAAAATGGCGGATGAGTTAACGCAAAATGTGAGCCGATTCGTCATTTAA
- a CDS encoding ABC transporter ATP-binding protein — protein sequence MDKRENLIEVRNLKKFFSIGDNTLKAVNDISFEIKRGETLGVVGESGCGKSTAGRTILRLYDATEGDVLFEGKSIMDLNQQEMKAMRRNMQMIFQDPYASLNPRMTVGDIIGEALDIHGLATGQKRKERIQELLSLVSLNPEHMNRFPHEFSGGQRQRIGIARALAVEPKFIVCDEPISALDVSVQAQVVNLLEQLQEKMGLTYMFIAHDLSMVKYISDRVAVMYLGKMVELAESDALYEKPLHPYTQALLSAIPIPDPEIERNRERIVLQGDVPSPMNPPSGCHFRTRCPKAMPECAASVPVWKEVEPGHFAACHLYN from the coding sequence GTGGATAAACGTGAAAATTTAATTGAAGTACGTAATCTAAAAAAGTTCTTTTCTATTGGCGATAATACTCTGAAAGCTGTGAATGATATCTCGTTTGAGATCAAACGTGGAGAAACATTGGGCGTAGTAGGAGAGTCAGGCTGTGGAAAGTCCACTGCCGGTCGTACCATCTTGAGACTGTATGATGCGACTGAAGGGGACGTCCTGTTTGAAGGTAAGAGCATCATGGATTTGAACCAGCAGGAAATGAAGGCGATGCGCCGCAACATGCAAATGATTTTCCAAGACCCTTACGCATCCTTGAATCCGCGTATGACAGTCGGGGATATTATTGGTGAGGCGCTAGATATTCATGGCCTGGCGACTGGTCAGAAGCGCAAAGAACGCATCCAGGAGCTCCTTTCCTTGGTGAGCTTGAATCCTGAGCATATGAACCGCTTCCCACACGAGTTTTCCGGTGGTCAGCGCCAACGTATCGGAATTGCCCGTGCATTGGCAGTAGAGCCAAAATTCATCGTGTGTGACGAGCCGATCTCTGCTTTGGACGTATCCGTACAAGCACAGGTTGTAAACTTGCTCGAACAGCTGCAAGAAAAAATGGGCTTGACTTACATGTTCATTGCCCATGACTTGTCCATGGTAAAATACATTTCCGACCGTGTAGCGGTTATGTACCTGGGGAAAATGGTTGAGCTGGCAGAAAGTGATGCTTTGTATGAAAAGCCGCTCCATCCGTATACGCAAGCGCTGTTGTCTGCGATTCCGATTCCAGACCCTGAAATTGAGCGTAACCGTGAGCGCATTGTATTGCAAGGTGATGTACCTAGCCCAATGAACCCACCGAGCGGTTGCCATTTCCGTACCCGTTGCCCGAAAGCAATGCCGGAATGCGCTGCATCCGTACCTGTGTGGAAAGAAGTAGAGCCAGGACATTTCGCAGCCTGTCATTTGTATAACTAA
- a CDS encoding ABC transporter ATP-binding protein, which translates to MERILDVKDLHVSFHTYAGEVKAVRGVNFHVNRGEAVAIVGESGCGKSVTAQTLMKLIPMPPGEIKQGQILFNGEDIVKKSKKEMESIRGKDIGMIFQDPMTSLNPTMTIGSQITEGLIKHQNMSKSAARDRAIELLTIVGIPQPEKRVEQYPHEFSGGMRQRAMIAIALACSPKLLIADEPTTALDVTIQAQILDLMKDLQKKTGTSIILITHDLGVVAEMCDRVIVMYAGKVIETGTVDDIFYNPQHPYTKGLLRSVPRLDLNRDEPLTPIFGTPPDLLRPPVGCGFTARCESAMRVCQEIDPELNDVSTTQRAACWLQHPLAQNRA; encoded by the coding sequence ATGGAACGCATTCTTGATGTAAAAGACCTGCATGTATCCTTCCATACGTATGCAGGTGAAGTAAAAGCAGTCCGCGGTGTGAATTTTCACGTCAACCGCGGAGAGGCTGTAGCGATTGTAGGGGAGTCCGGTTGCGGTAAATCCGTAACCGCTCAAACCCTCATGAAGCTGATTCCTATGCCTCCAGGTGAAATTAAACAAGGGCAAATTCTCTTCAATGGCGAGGATATCGTCAAGAAGTCAAAAAAAGAAATGGAATCGATCCGCGGTAAAGATATCGGGATGATCTTCCAAGATCCGATGACTTCCTTGAACCCAACAATGACCATCGGTAGCCAAATTACTGAGGGCTTGATCAAACACCAAAACATGTCGAAATCTGCAGCACGTGATCGTGCCATTGAGCTGTTGACCATTGTTGGTATTCCGCAACCTGAGAAACGTGTGGAGCAATATCCACACGAGTTCTCTGGGGGTATGCGTCAACGTGCGATGATCGCGATCGCCCTCGCCTGTTCGCCGAAGCTGTTGATCGCGGATGAACCGACGACAGCTTTGGACGTAACGATTCAGGCGCAAATTTTGGACCTGATGAAAGATTTGCAAAAGAAAACGGGCACTTCCATTATCTTGATCACGCATGACCTTGGTGTTGTTGCTGAGATGTGTGACCGCGTAATTGTTATGTATGCAGGAAAAGTGATCGAGACTGGAACAGTTGACGATATTTTCTACAATCCGCAACATCCTTACACCAAAGGCTTGCTTCGCTCGGTACCACGTCTTGACTTGAACCGTGACGAGCCACTGACACCGATTTTTGGTACGCCGCCAGACCTTCTGCGTCCGCCAGTTGGCTGTGGATTCACTGCGCGTTGCGAATCAGCGATGCGTGTGTGCCAAGAGATCGATCCTGAGCTGAACGACGTCAGCACGACTCAGCGAGCAGCTTGTTGGCTTCAGCATCCGCTTGCTCAGAACCGTGCATGA
- a CDS encoding ABC transporter permease, with amino-acid sequence MQNLTKEHFEPISVDLRQAEAIKRPSLSFWSDVWRRLKMNKVAMISMIFIALLIVCAIVVPWLTPQDYFTTDLAGKNKKPSAEHWFGTDDLGRDVFERIWYGARISLQVGLAAAFIDLIIGVIWGGIAGFYGGRVDEMMMRFADILFAIPYLLVVILLMVVLEPGVGTIILALTITGWIGMARIVRGQILQLKNQEFVLAARSLGADANRLIFKHLIPNALGPIIVTLSLTVPSAIFAESFLSFIGLGVSAPIASWGTMSNEGLPAMKYYPWRLTFPAIFISLTILAFNLFGDGLRDAVDPRLRK; translated from the coding sequence GTGCAAAACTTGACTAAAGAACATTTCGAGCCAATTTCCGTTGACCTTCGTCAAGCTGAAGCAATTAAGCGCCCAAGTCTCTCTTTTTGGTCTGACGTTTGGCGTCGTTTGAAAATGAATAAAGTCGCAATGATTTCTATGATCTTCATTGCTTTGTTGATCGTATGTGCCATTGTGGTCCCATGGCTAACTCCACAAGATTATTTTACGACGGATCTGGCTGGCAAGAACAAAAAGCCGTCTGCTGAACACTGGTTTGGCACAGATGACCTAGGTCGTGACGTATTTGAGCGTATTTGGTACGGTGCACGTATCTCTCTACAAGTAGGTCTTGCCGCAGCGTTCATTGACCTGATCATTGGTGTGATCTGGGGCGGTATCGCAGGTTTTTATGGCGGTAGAGTAGATGAAATGATGATGCGTTTCGCAGATATCTTGTTCGCGATTCCTTACCTGCTGGTTGTTATTTTGTTGATGGTTGTTTTAGAGCCTGGTGTTGGAACGATTATTCTTGCCTTGACGATAACGGGATGGATCGGTATGGCCCGGATTGTGCGTGGTCAGATCCTTCAATTGAAAAACCAAGAGTTTGTACTGGCAGCGCGCTCCCTTGGTGCTGACGCCAACCGCCTGATCTTCAAACACTTGATTCCAAATGCTTTGGGTCCAATCATCGTAACGTTGAGCTTGACTGTACCTTCCGCGATTTTCGCAGAATCCTTCTTGTCCTTTATCGGGTTAGGGGTTTCGGCACCGATTGCATCGTGGGGAACGATGTCCAATGAGGGCTTGCCGGCCATGAAGTACTATCCATGGCGTTTGACATTCCCGGCAATCTTTATTTCCCTGACCATCTTGGCATTTAACTTGTTCGGTGACGGTCTGCGCGATGCAGTAGACCCACGCCTGCGTAAATAG
- a CDS encoding ABC transporter permease yields the protein MIRYLGKRIIFMLISLFLIVTATFFIMKAVPGGPFTSEKQVPPEIKAALEAKYKLNLPLHEQYFEYLKGVATWELGPSFTEKSSTVNDMINRGFPVSAHLGAQALLLAIFGGITLGVIAALNHNKWQDYSAMVIAVLGLSVPSFILASFYQYIFAINLGWFPIAKWEGFEYTILPSLALAASPMAFIARLTRSNMIEVMGQDYIKTAKAKGLHTFTITVKHAIRNALLPVVTYLGPLIAGILTGAFVIERIFGVPGLGREFVLSITNRDYTVIMGTTVFYSMILVVMILIVDIAYTLVDPRIKLSDAGKE from the coding sequence TTGATCCGTTATCTCGGTAAGCGCATCATTTTTATGCTCATCTCGCTCTTCTTAATTGTAACGGCCACCTTCTTCATCATGAAAGCAGTACCAGGTGGTCCATTTACATCCGAGAAGCAGGTCCCGCCGGAAATTAAGGCAGCACTAGAGGCAAAGTACAAGCTGAACCTGCCGTTGCACGAACAATACTTCGAATATTTGAAGGGTGTAGCAACATGGGAGCTCGGTCCATCGTTTACGGAGAAATCTTCAACTGTTAACGACATGATTAATCGTGGTTTCCCAGTTTCTGCTCACTTGGGAGCACAAGCTTTATTGCTCGCTATCTTTGGTGGGATTACGCTAGGGGTTATCGCAGCGCTAAACCATAATAAATGGCAAGACTATTCCGCGATGGTCATCGCCGTTTTGGGATTATCGGTACCAAGCTTTATTTTGGCGTCCTTTTACCAATACATTTTCGCTATTAATTTGGGCTGGTTTCCAATCGCGAAATGGGAAGGATTCGAATACACCATCCTTCCATCATTGGCACTCGCCGCATCACCGATGGCATTTATCGCGCGTTTGACGCGTTCCAATATGATTGAAGTTATGGGTCAAGATTACATCAAAACAGCAAAAGCAAAAGGGCTGCACACTTTTACCATTACAGTAAAACACGCAATCCGTAATGCGCTATTGCCAGTTGTTACTTACCTGGGTCCACTGATTGCTGGTATTTTGACAGGGGCATTCGTTATTGAACGTATTTTCGGTGTTCCTGGTCTTGGTCGCGAATTCGTTTTGTCTATTACAAACCGCGACTATACGGTAATCATGGGTACGACCGTGTTCTACTCCATGATCCTGGTTGTGATGATTCTGATTGTTGACATCGCATACACCTTGGTAGACCCACGGATCAAACTTTCGGACGCAGGAAAGGAGTAA